The Lytechinus pictus isolate F3 Inbred unplaced genomic scaffold, Lp3.0 scaffold_25, whole genome shotgun sequence nucleotide sequence GAGGGATAGAGAATTGACAAGGGGGTGGTGAAAAAGACACTCCGATTTGGATGGCTTTGTGGAAGTATGGCGGGAGGGAGGATGAGTGAGAGGGGAGTGATGGGGTGATAGCGAAGAAGATCGGAAGATAAAAAAGGAAGGGGGCTGAGTTGCAATAAGTTTGGAATATTGTAGCTTTCAGCCTTTACAGTTTTTAGCTAAAAATTTTCACGATTTCAGCAACTAAAGGCCTATTTGtaattttgtgatttctttcCACCACAGATCTCAAACATTGATGTTCAGAAGTTTTTGCCGGGGTTCAGGAAGTGGGTCACCAACACGGGCCACCAACACCAGACCGGTGACGAGTGAAGTAAAAAGCTTCAACCATGAGTGTGCAAAAGTAAGCTATAATAATGTATGCGCGTTTTACCCAACATTAACTCGTAAGAATGGCGAAGACAGGTTTTCagagatatttttaaaatcaaattcaattccaatttaATCCCCTTCCCAGTATGATATATCATAATCAACAAGAATTTGTGTATGACGGGATCGCAATAAAGAAATAAGGATTCCTcaacagaaaacaaaaaattatttttcttttctgcgtctctctcttttctgtttgtttgttttttgggtggggtgtgggggagggggttatatatgtatatgagaCTCTGCAATCTATTATTATTGATCAAGCAATATGCTACGTGCTACTTCGAAATTATCTCATAAGCACCTTGTTGCTTCTTTAATTTAATGACTTTCTTCAATTACAGGGCTCCGAATGATAAATTCTTCTATTTCTGCTACGCTAGCAATCTATTGAAGTCGAGGTTTCATCTTTATGTGCCATCAGCCGCGTTTGTAAGCCCAGCGAAACTTGAGGTATGGCTGCTCAGTTGTCTGGCTTTTGGTgcaagttctttttttttttgggggggggggctttttatCGATGATCAAACTTAGTATAACGTTTTGCcgttttattttattccattgTATTTTCTCGTATTATTAAACAAAGTGAAAGTTTTCAACCAAGTACAAACAAGATACCCTGAACACTAATATGTCTAATGGGAAAGATAAAGGCAAAAGGATGgaaaagagaggggagagaaagaaagagagagggggaggtagtaaaagagagacagagaaagaaagaaagaaacagacATAAAGAGAGacggagaaagagagagacggTAAAAGATTTTGAGAGAGGAAGATAGAAACGTAACAGAATTCAATTTGTGCGAAAATAGATCGCAATTACaaacaaattttatgattttttttttctccaaccTCGCACCCTTCACTTTATAGGGTTATAGATTGAATTTCCGCAGCTACCCTGGATGGACCCTCGAAACGAGTCAATGGAGAGGGTCGTTATGTTCCATAGAAGAGGATCAACAGGCCCATGTATGGGGAGCAATATGGAGACTGGATAAATCAGATGTCCAAGGACTGTATCCGTAAGGATAAAGATTTATACTACCCTctctcttctcccccccccccgtttctcCTTCTCTTGATCCGTCCTTTGCCATTCTATTTCTCTTATGTGCGATCTTCTTCTGTTCTATCTCCTTTACACTTCCCCACCAGCCCGCACATTCTTTCTACAACTCTGAATACCAGATTTCTTTCTCGCTCTTTATCTACAatctattatctttttttttttgtctattttgctcttgtttttttaactccctttcttttatttcacatGTCACCTGCAAACAGTTTATTATTCAGTGGTGTTCCAATGTGCATACTTTGATGGAATCATtgtgtaaaatcaaacaaagagaTTTgatggaaaagagagaaaggtggGGTACGACTACCaacattcattatttcaatttctgaCTTACTAAATTCCCCTTTTTCATCCTAGGACCCTCTACCGATACTCTTCACCGGAAATCACAGTAACAACCCCAGAGGGCCACGCCTACTTATGCCACACCTACCATATGGCACCTGACTTAGAGGGGGCCAATGAGGAGCCTCCGTCACCCCACTACATGAAGGTCATGATCGAGGGCGCTATAGAATCAAACCTGCCTACGTCTTACGTTGACTACCTAAAAACAATCAAGGACAATGGCGATACCAATCCTCCACCTGTCATGGCTCAAATATATAAGAAATAGAGTGTGGTCATGAAAGTTAAGTGAGACTTGCATAAATACTGAAATTCAAATTATCAAGAAGACtccaaaatattaaaatcatattttccatTTGTAGGGCATCTTCTTTGGAGGGAAGGTAGAAAAGCAGTTGACTCCTATTacagattctttttttttaatcaaatgctATAAAACTGTAAGAATGCACATGGAAAGAAAACATTCAAATCgtacatttaaaacaattttattaaatagaatgtgaaatatatttgtacattatatacatataataacaatatactgGATAATACATGCCGAATTACAAACATTAGGACGGTTTCATATATAGATACAGATTTTTCAGGAAAGCCCAGAGGTCATTTTGGACGGATTTCTGGAATTGTTTGTTACAATAAAGTAGAGTAAAGGGGAAATTCCTTAGGTTATAGCGTGACAATTCTTGATACTTGTTTGACCTACTATAACTTTGTTTTTATcgttgtacatgtacttcagtaAATTTTCTTGTCTTATCTCCTAATTGTAAACCTAATGTGTTCTTTCACGAATATAGGCATTTCAATCTTTGGTCTTATAACAATTCCCTCAACACAGAACAACACACAACTTCAGCATTAAAGACAGAATTTGATCTTATTTGTTTGAAATTTATCTTGTTCCCTGAACATTTCATTCCTCcattcttaattttttattttgcagcTTGCACCTAATGACATGTTTTTGTTTGATCTGTTAAGGAatgcaaattttcattgaaacatGATTTATCCACATATCAAATGATTCAACTTTTCACTATCTGTAAGACCACTCAAGATGTATATAGTATAAGTGATAGTGATATATGATAATCAGAACCTGAAAAAGATAAGtgtcaaaatgaatatttagcaTTTGAACCTGGTCAGAAAAACTGATATAAATGTGTTTAAAGGTTCGAAAACACACTTCAATTTAGCTTCTGGGCAATTCAATAAAAtcatcaacctttttgtacgtctgGCCCCGATTTTCTCCCATTCTTTCTCCATTTCATTAATGACTGAAGCCTGAATGTGAGAGTATTACAAAGTTTTCATACGAACtagaaaacagagaaaaatatatatttttttaaaggcacCAGATATAGGGGGTCAGGCATACATATGGTATTGAATTGCCCGTCAATGATTACAAAGGGCTTACAATGCTAAAAGAGTTCATTTTGGGGGATATTAAAGTAAGAAGGAATTCGTTAAAGGGCCTAAAAACATACATTTATCAATTTCTTCACATCTGTAGAATGAAACAGCACATATACAGCATATATGATACATATTCTATTGGTATATTCTTTAAGTATCAATTATGAACATTTACAAGAAAATGTAGATCAAAAGTCCTATCAAAACTTGTTGGCAATGTCCAATAAAACACTTCAAGAAAAGACTCAATTAACAGTGCTCATACTTTTCCATCCTTTGTTACTACATCACTTTATATATCAATTTaggaataaaatcatattttaaagcCAGGATATGTTACATGTAGCCTCTGCAGCCTTTGTTTGATTGGTGGATATGTGTGAATCCTGTCCTGTATAGTTGAAGTCAAGGTAATTGATATGTACTTTAAAAATCACTCAATGAATTCCCTTTGATGATTGAGAGTTCTATGTCAGCTCAGAACTGTTCAGCTTCCCGATCCTCCTGGCCGTACTCTTCTGCAGTCTCCTCACGATGACGTCAAGCGTCGTCGGTTGCGCCGTGGTGATCTGATCCTGGGGGACGTCAAACGCACGGCACACATACTGCACCATGTGAGGGCGGTCTATCTCGGCATCTACCACATTGATGGCCATTTGAAGTTCTCGCCATGGAATCTCCCTGGTGATTCAAGCAAAATAAAATCCAGTTTGTCAAAGATGAGCTTGAATTATTTATTCCATTGTATGTAatcatttatacatatatatatatatatatatgcatacgtCCTACCAAAGGGCAAAGTCTATGAATAGGTTTATTCCATCATAATACACATTTAGACGTTAAGTCAAAGGTAGAGGGCGTTAGGGCGCATTacgaaaattgaaaatagacaAAGAAATTCTACTTTAACgcagatgtatatatatatatatatatatatgtatatacaaccCAACATTCGTTTTGCCCAGTATGCTGGCTTTGAGTCGAATATCATACTGAGACAGTGCTCCATCAACCTGTGGTTTGCAGcccatcaaaaaaaaaaccaaaaatagaaaatgtacagtatgtaaataTGTTATGTGTCACATCTTGAGTTAAGCTTGACTTATAAATCACATTTCATCAAATTGGCATAaattcctctctttttttcagataatTACCACTGTAATGTTATATAGAGAAATAAACAAATTCTGTTCGAAAATGGGAAGCTCTACAGTATTCTATTTCTTGGTTCAAATAACACCAAATAAttgattctatttcattttgttacatTTTGATATGATTATCTTGTTTCTTTCACACAATGCTGTGTGAAAGTGGTACCCCACCCCCCTCTCAATTAAACATTTAACTTGAAAGATTGATATTGGCCAGAGTAGGCCAATGAGGTAAAAACAAAGTTAAGAGACACTGTGCTAGGAGATAAGTTTGGCAAGACATCACAGTATTGTGTTGATGGCAgttcaatatatttatttcaatgacAGATGAAAGAGATATTGATCTCTCACAGGAAACGCAACTTCTGTCTATCCTTTCCTATTAGGAAATAAAGGGCATTGCTAACCAGTGTACTGGAAATGTGATAAAAACTCTGGTGAAAGTATGAAGTGCTTGATCTATTCTTTCATATGTGCCACCAATGCTTAACATTTCAGAATAGTAATAACATGTGTTGCTTAGTCACTTGAAACAAAGTCACTTTTGTTCACATTTTGTAGAGCTTGTCCTGGATGAAGTTGAATTTACATCAGTTTGTAGAGCTAGTTTGTAAACAGGAGGTACTAATAGGTATTCAATACACTGTATGCACAGCAATTATTTTGCAAACAGGCTCTATAGACAAAACTTTCTATCCAAAAAGTGAATCAAGGCTAACAATGTGCATGAGCAATAATTCTGCAGAGTTTTATTCTTTAcatttgcaaaataaaaataaattaataatatatatatgcagaCTGTAACAAATAGTAAATCTGATGTGCAAATGTGTCATCCAATTACATAAGATAGAGTTCCACGTGAATTGACTCctccaaaaaaattattggaatTTCCCTAAATATAGAACTGAATGAAGATGATATACAACGATTGCAGCCCAAATCGAAAGCAAATGCAAGTTTTGCCATAAAGCCAAAATCaaacaccaaaaaaaaagggcaaATCTCGCTACTAATGATCCACAAATCATTGCACCTCCGTAAAGGTCATTTAAATGGCAATAGaacaaaagaatgaatgaaagaagaaaatcaaaCTGAAAGCCAATGTACAGTACCAGAGAACATATAGCTCACTAGGTGGCCATGACAAAATCACACAAATGCCCAAGACCGATTAAAAAGCTAGTGAGtgatttttaatgacatttggaGTTGGTCAGTGCGACTACCACATAACACTGTGTAAATACATCTTGTGCTTATAAAGCAATACTTTTTACACAGAAAGCCTCACAGGCCAATAATACACACCAACATCACGATAATCTTACCTCAAATTACATATATCATAGATGGATTTAGCTGTTAGGTATTAATGACAGATTATTGATGATAAATGATAGAAAGATAAGGGAACTAATTATGGTTAGATAGTGAAATAAATCGCAGTGTGctggaaatatatttttaaaaagattatcATAATAGTGAGGTGAGCAagtaattatattatattagatggctcagaatggaataccagaaatattccaagaatTTGGAAAATATTCCACAAATCGCAGATGAGaggaatattggccctaacgagtggaatatttctggtatttaatgaaataaagccatccaatataattattatcatctatacaccctccccccaaaaaaaaacaaaagagggagaaatatcatttaacaagtcatatcacttaTCACATTATGGCATCATCACTTTAGGATCAATTTTGGTAATTGACATGCgacttacatgtagttcattatgacgtcatatgggCCCCCTTGTTTAATTTCCATGGgcaaaaatctataaaaatctGGACGTTGTCATTTGGTGATTCTTCAATATTAATCTAATGTTAATCAATGTTATTTACAGATAATATTGACAGATCTTATGAAACAGAACATCAATGTTTTATACTTGATATGAACTGAGAAGTGATAGTTACTCAATGTTAATCAGTAGAGTAATTGTTCAATGACAATCTAATGTCAGTAGTTCATATCATAAAAACATGTTGGCAGATCTTACGAAACCGAACATCAATGTTTATACTTGATATGAACCGAGAAGTGATAGTTACTCAATGTTAATCAGTAGAGTAACTGTTCAATATTGATCTAATGTCAGTAGTTCATATCATAAAAACATGTTGGCAGATCTTACGAAACCGAACATCAATGTTTATACTTGATTTGAACTGAGAAGTGATAGTTACTCAATGTTAATCAGTAGAGTAACTGTTCAATATTGATCTAATGTCAGTAGTTCATATCATAAAAACATGTTGGCAGATCTGATGAAACAGAACATCGACGTTTTATATTCGATATGAATTTAGAAAAGTTAGTTACCAAATGTCAACCAGTCCAGCTGTTGTTCAATGTTAATCTATTgtcagttaaaaaaaagaaacatgctTACAAATCTTTTGAAACAGAGCATCAAATATTTTATACTCGATATGAATTCAGCAGTTATATTAAAACTTACTCTTTCCCTTCCAGTTCTTTCCTGATGTCATCTACATACTGTAGCTTCTCTTCTTGTTCTTGAGATCTGAGAAGTGAGATAAATGGCCCAACAGTACCGTCCTCCTCCTGAATAAAGAGATAAAAATATGACAGTTAAGACGTTTTGGCATGCATCCGTAATCCAACTGCAAAAGGAAGTTATGGAGGATTTGGAGATCAGTGGTTCAAGCCCCTGGTCATGTTTTTGGATGGTGACATCAGAAATAAGTCCCCAAATGTAAATATATGATTatcacacattaaaaaaaaaaatccaatcacACACATACCTACCCCTACACAATACAGAACAAATACATGTGTTGCTGGAAGTAATCAGTTACAGGAGGAATTCAAGACGGAGGATTCTGGGTCCAAAAGGTACAAAGATTTTCATTGAAAGAACttttctgattggttgataacAGGAATGTTGAACGATAGTGATTAGTTATTGCCACTTCGCAAGTGattgcatttctttttgttaAGGGGCCCTTATATAACAATGTTACTACAttgaatatatacatattgaATTCCAGTTCACATTTGATACAGTGAAAATCAATGTAGCATGAATATAGTGACAAACAGACAATGACCGATTTTACATGAAGATTTTCGcaacaaattacaaataaaacattgGAGGCAAGTATTCTGATACGACAGTAAAATATGGATATTAACACACCTCTGTGAAGAGTTCTTCATAGAGAAGTTTAGTCTCATCTTCAGGCTGAAGTTCTTGAACAGCAGCATCGACCAGGGCTTGAATGCTATCATCATCTTTGATGGGGAAGAACTCTCGCAAGGCTAGCTCTACGATATCCTTGTTGAAACTCCCCTGGAAAAAGATGAAAgatttttatatacatgaaaAGCAATTTGAAACACAGAAATTTAATTATCTACCTCCACTATAACACAATCTCCACCACCACTCCCACCACCCTCAccccactaccaccaccaccaccactaccaccatcatcatcaccaccaccaccatcatcatcttcaatatcatcatcaccactgtcattgtcataatcatcatcatcataatcatcttcaccaccatcatcattatcatcatcatcgtcatcatcaccaccaccaccgacatcatcaccatcatcatcgtcaccatcaacaccaccatccCCACCATCACcaaaaccaccaccatcatcaacatcatcatcatcaccatcatcaccattgtcatcatcattgtcatcgttatcatcatcatcttcatcatcttgttCAGGGTTACTTACCTGTCCCCCTTCCTCTTCATCAGCCTTCTTGAATGCAGCCATGAGCTCTGATAAGACCTCTAACTGATTATGATAAACATCTTCATCCAtctgaaagaaaggaaaaagaaaaatcaaacacaaatatTTGATAGCAGTACTAAATGATATGAGAACAAAAATACATGCCAAAGCATACTAACAGATAAGCCACAAAATTTCGCTACGAAATGACAAAATACTAGACTAAAATAACATATGTTGTCTAATGGCTATTTCCAAATGTTTCTTGACTACTAATTAGGAAgtttattaccccccccccccctccctctcaaAAGTCATAATATAGCAGTGTAATGAATGATCAATACCACATACAGAACAGAATTTTGAATTTCTAACCTAATATCTTATCAATCTAAACAGTATTTCAAACTGCCTAATGACCAATAAATCTATTTAACCCATCATCACACCAAGATACCTtagtaaaacaaaatgaagtcTCATATCAACTCTCACCTCTCCGATGAGTGTCTTGTAAAAGAGCAttagatggttctccttctcatTCTCTTCTAGTATACTAAGCAGCATGTATGTCCACTCAAAGGCAAGTTTCTCCTCGGGATACTTCTGTCTCATGAACGATGCAAGGAAGATATCCATAGGCTCTGGACCTGCTTCTCCCCTCTAGAGGGTATAaaggaatatttcatatcaattttGATTCAATTAAACATAACACAACATAACATACCATTACATGATATAATACCTCAGTCATTTTTGCTCGACGGTGGCCGTACGGCAAGTCATAAatagccgttttaacatttttttgaaatagCTACATACatgtggtttgaataaaactgctcttttcgactcgccatacaGCCGCTgaaggggaaatgtgactgcagcattagGAACCACTACAGTGTGGAAGCCTTGCAACTTTTAAGATTAAACCAGGACAATGATTTGAATTAAGCATTGAGTTTTAAAGTGAGATTTATGAGTTACAAAATACtagaaaatataattaatcTGTGGTTTATTATAAGCAAGCATCCTACTGATGAAAATAATGCTTCTTTTTCAATCTACTTCCCCCCTTTTTCCAATATTGTCTTTGATGTTGAGGTCACAATACGATCCATAAACTCTGGTCCATATTGACAACTGTGTACTAagttaaatcatgaaataaaccCATTGAGAGCCAAGTGTGTCATTTCTCTATAGAGTTATCTTTCTCAAGTTTACCGACATCCTTGTCTCAATCctagttttcacaaaaattgaCTGTTCTTACCATTCCCATAAAGTTTGTATTAATAGGTTCAAGgataaaaatgctgaaaaaataaacattctCTGTTAGAAATTTGAGTAAAATTTGGCTATCCTAGCAACTTCTGGATACTATTTGGGATTGACGGAAATGGTTGACTAGTTGATGGCGGAGGCAAATCGGTAAATCGGTATGGGAACATGCAGAGGGGGAGGGATGATATCGATTGCAAATTTCTTGCAAAGCTCCCTAAGAATCCTGTTTATGTGAGTTAACATAACTTACct carries:
- the LOC129253967 gene encoding gamma-glutamylcyclotransferase-like, coding for MSVQKAPNDKFFYFCYASNLLKSRFHLYVPSAAFVSPAKLEGYRLNFRSYPGWTLETSQWRGSLCSIEEDQQAHVWGAIWRLDKSDVQGLYPTLYRYSSPEITVTTPEGHAYLCHTYHMAPDLEGANEEPPSPHYMKVMIEGAIESNLPTSYVDYLKTIKDNGDTNPPPVMAQIYKK